The Candidatus Eremiobacteraceae bacterium region TGCCTCGCGCGTGTGGTAGCCGCTGATGTTGACCGGATTGTAGTGAGGAAGGTTGCGTGAGCCGAACACGATCGTGTCGCGCACGATGCGGATCGAGGGTTTGGGCGGATAGACCCATTCCTTCTGCGATATGTATTCCTTGATGATGTCGTTCTGCGTCGTGCCCGAGAGCTTTTTCCAATCGAAGCCGCGCTCTTGCGCCGCCACAAGGTACATCGCGAGCAGTATCCACGCGGTCGGGTTGATCGTCATCGAGACGGAGATCTTCTCGAGATCGATGTCGCGATACAGCTCGAGCACGTCATCGACCGTGTCGACCGCGACACCCTCGCGCCCCACTTCGCCCTCGCTGCGCGGATCGTCGCTGTCGTAACCCATGAGGGTGGGCATGTCGAAGTCGGTCGAGATGCCGGTCTGGCCTTGGGCGATCAGATAACGAAAGCGTGCATTGGTGTCTTCGGCGGTGCCGAAACCTGCGATCTGACGCATCGTCCACGGCTGCGCGCGATACATCGTCGGATACGGGCCGCGCGTGTAGGGAAACTGGCCGGGGAAGCCGGCGTCGGCGAGGTAGTCGTGATCGGCCAGGTCCTCAGGCGTATAAAGCCGCTTTAACTCAGAACCGCTAAAGGTGCGGAAGACCTCGCGCCGTTCCGGACGCTTCTCGACGAAAGGAAGCAGCGTCATCTGCTCCCAATCGCGGGCGGCTTGCGCAAGTGGAACTCGCTCTCGAGTCTGTGCGCTCATCGCTCGATCACCATGACCCTTCGAGACGAGCACGAGGAAGTGCTCAGGTCCGAGCTATTAGAGGGGCTCGCGTGACGGTCCTAGGGTTAGGTGGTGTAGCCGTGTGCTCGGTACCAGTCGACGGCGCGCGCCAGCGCGGCGTGGACCGGTCCCGCTTGGAACCCGAGCTCGCGGATGGCCTTGCTTGAGTCGACGTACTGGAACTCGCGTGACATCCGGACGCCCTCGAGCGGCACGAATGGCACCGCATCCGGTTGAAGCCGGCAGCGAAGTTCGTCGGCGTACGCGGCCAAGACGGTCAGCCCGTAGGGCACGCGCCAGGTCGGCGCAGGCCGTTGCGTCACCTCAGCGAGCAATTCCCACACTTGATCGAACGACAGGTTTTCGCCGCCGACGATGTAGCGTTCTTTGGGCTTGCCGCGCTCGATCGCGCCGACGTGCGCGCGCGCCACGTCCTCGACAGCGACCAGGTTGAAGCCGCCGGTGCTGGGCCGCGCGCCGATCCGGCCGCGCGCGAAGTCGAGAACGAGGCGGCCGGTCGGCGTCGGTTTGCGATCTCCCGGGCCGACGGGTGCTGTCGGCAGCACCAGCACAACCGGAAGATCCGCGGCGAGCGCAACTTGTTCTTGCTCGACCTTAGAGCGGTGATACGTCGAAGCGTGGGCGTCCACCAAAATATCTGCTTCGGTGGCCGGTACGCCGTCGTGCGCGGGTCCGACAGTGGCCGCGCTCGAGGTCACCACTGCACGCTCGACGCCGGCGGTGCGGGCCGCTTCCAAGACGCTCGCGGTTCCGGCGACGTTGACGTCGCGTATCGCAGCGCGATCTCGCGGCGCGAAGGAATACAGCGCCGCGCAGTGGACCAGGTACCGGCAGCCGCGCATCGAGGGGATGACATCGCTTGCGTTGCGCACGTCGCCCTCGACCCATTCGATGCCGGCTGGGGCGTAGCGAGGTGGCTCGTGAGGCGCGTGCGCGAGGGCACGGACACCGTAGCCCGAAGCGATGAATTCGCGCGCGACGTGAGCGCCGATAAAGCCGCTCGCGCCGGTGATGAAGACGAGGTTCCGTGACACGACCCTACGCTTCGGGCAGCAGCAGCTCTCATACTTGCGACGTTCTGGTGATCGGCGCCGGAATGGCGGGCGTGACGGCCGCGCGGGCGCTCGTGCGGGAGGGATTGCGCGTCCGTGTGCTCGAGGCGCGGCAGCGGATCGGCGGGCGCATCCACACGCTGCGCGATTTGTGCGATGCGCCGGTCGAAGCGGGCGCCGAGCTGATCCACGGACAGGGGGCACAGACGTGGCCCGAGGTCCGAGCCGCTGGCCTGACCGTACGGCCCAACTCGCACGCCGTCAGCGCGTTGATGGTCGACCTCGGCCACGGCACACAATGGTTGGCGCGTGCGTTGCTGCATCCGGAGACGTGGCAGTCGTTCACGATCCTGCGGCGTCTGGCGCGACGTGAACCGCGCGACATGGCTGCAGCTGAGTTCATCGAACGCGGCGGCTATCGCGGCCGGGCCCGCTCGCTCGCTGAAATGGTGTTCACCACGCATCTGCCGGGAAGCACGCACGAGATCGGAATCCATGGCTTGCTCGACGATGGAGTGCTAGAATTGGAGACCAGCGGGGATTACCGCGTCAACGAAGGCTACGAC contains the following coding sequences:
- a CDS encoding NAD-dependent epimerase/dehydratase family protein, whose translation is MSRNLVFITGASGFIGAHVAREFIASGYGVRALAHAPHEPPRYAPAGIEWVEGDVRNASDVIPSMRGCRYLVHCAALYSFAPRDRAAIRDVNVAGTASVLEAARTAGVERAVVTSSAATVGPAHDGVPATEADILVDAHASTYHRSKVEQEQVALAADLPVVLVLPTAPVGPGDRKPTPTGRLVLDFARGRIGARPSTGGFNLVAVEDVARAHVGAIERGKPKERYIVGGENLSFDQVWELLAEVTQRPAPTWRVPYGLTVLAAYADELRCRLQPDAVPFVPLEGVRMSREFQYVDSSKAIRELGFQAGPVHAALARAVDWYRAHGYTT